GTCCGTGCGGGCCCATGCCGTCGAGCGCCGACTCCTTCAGGTCAAGGTCGATCGCCCCGCCGTCCGCGCCCACCCCGATCGGCACCCGCAGCCGGTCGCGGGCGGCGCGGGGCGCCCAGCCCTGCTCGGCGGTGAAGCCCTCCGGGTCGCCGAGGCCGAGCAGCTCCGGCAGGCCCGGCTCGGCGCCAGGTGCCGCGGCCGGTCCACGTGCCGCACCGGCCAGCCGCAGCGGCGCGAGCCGCCGGGCCACCGCCTCCGCGTCCGCCGGCGCCAGCGTGTCCGCGGCGCCGACCTCGGCGTGCCCCTCCGCGGAGTGCGAGTGCAGCCGGCCGTCGACCACGTCGAGCAGCAGGGCGTACCGGTCGAGCAGCCGGGGCGGCGGGGTGTCCAGGTCGAGCACGGTGACCGCGTCGATGCCGCCGTCGCCGGCCAGGTCGGCGGCCCCGGTCAGGTCGCCGCCGTCGAGCACCACCACCACGTGCGGCCCGTCGGTGGCCGGGCCGTGCGGGCTGAACCGGGACCGGCTGCCGAGCACGTCGTCGAGGAGCCGTTCCAGGTCGGCGGCGGCGCTGGTGACCAGGCGCACCGGACCGAGCGCGTCGGTGCGCGCCGGGTGGTGGGCGTGCGGCAGCCACTTCACCCACTCCCAGCGGTCCCGGCGTTCCGGCCCGGCGCAGACCGCGACCAGCATCTCGTCCGGGGCGTGGAAGACGGCGAGCTGGGTGAGCACCGCCCGGGCCAGCGCCTGCGCGGCCGGCGAGCCGGCGCCGCGTACCGCGCCGGCCGGACCGCGCACGAAGACCCGGGCGAAGCTGCGCAGCGACAGCGCCACCGGCAGGTCCGGCACCACCGAGTACGCGTCCAGGAAGCGCCGCAACGCCCCGGCGGTCATCGGCTCCAGCTCCTCCAGCGGGCGGGTGACCGGCGGGACCAGCGGGGTGGCGAGCGTCTGCGGCCCGACGCCCACGCGGACCACGGCGAAGTCCGGGTCGCCCGGCCGGCGCTCCCACACCCGGTGGCTGTCCACCGTGGACCAGAGTCGCCCCGGCTCCGGATGGCGGTAGGAGAGCCCGGCCCGTTGCGCGCCGGCGGTCTCCCGGACCCGGCTGCGCAGCGTGGCCAGGTGCCGCAGGTATTCCCGGCGGGCGCCCATCAGCTCGGACTTCTTCGGGCCGGCACTGCCCCAGGTGGTGACGAGCATCGCCAGCGAGGAGAGCCCGAACATCCCGCCCACCACGTACGAGTAGGCGCCGCCGCCCCGGCCGAACATCATCGCCATGGCCACCGTCCCGCCGAGCATCGGCAGCACCAGCAGCGCCTGCTGCCAGCGCCCGCCGGCCGCGGTGGGGATCTCCGGCGGCGCCTCGACGGGCAGCTCGCCGACCGGGATCTCCGGGGCCGGACGGCGCGGTGGCCGCTTGATGACGACAGTGGACACGCAGCCTCCCATGGCTCTCGGTAACCCGAGCCTGGCTCATAGTAGGTAAAGTCCTCTCGTCCGTCAGCCCACCGATCCGGCTCGATGATGGAGATACGTCGATGACAAGCGGGCTCGCCCGGGTCACGATCAGCGCGCCCCGGCGGCGGGTCGACGTGGCCCTGCCGGAGCAGACTCCCCTGGCCGAGCTGCTGCCCGAGGTGCTCCGGCACGCCGGGGAGGGGCTCGCCGACGACGGCGAACGGCACGGCGGGTGGGTGCTGCGGCGCACCGACGGCGCGGTGCTCGCCACCGCCCAGGCGCTGTTGCCGCAGGGCGTCCGCGACGGCGAGGTGCTGCACCTCGTACCCGCCCGCGCGGAGTGGCCCGAGCTGGAGTACGACGACGTGGTCGAGGCGATCGTCGACGGGTCCCGCCGCCGCGGGGCCGCCTGGTCGGCCGGCGCGACCCGGGCCGCCACGCTCGCCGGCGCCGGTGTGCCGCTCGCCGTCGGGCTGGTCGCCGTGCTGTCGGCCGGTCCCGGGGAACGCGGCGGCTGGCCGGTCGCCACCGCGGTCGCCCTGATCCTGGTGCTCGCCGCCACCGCCGCCTCCCGGGCGTACGGGGACGGCCCGGCCGGCGCCGCCCTCGGCGGATACGCGCTGCCCTGGGCGGCGGCGGCCGGGGCGCTCGCGGTCGGCTCGGGCGATCCGGTCGGCCCGCTCCCCGGCCTGCGCTGGCTCGGCGCGCCCGAACTGCTCGTCGGCTCCGTCGCGCTGCTGCTGGTGGCGGTGCTCGTCCTCCTCGGCGTGGCCCACCGGTCCCGGGTCCCGGTGGCCGGCGTGACCGCCGGCGCGGGCGGCGCGGCGGCCGCCCTCGGCGCGCTGCCGCTCGACCCGGCCGGCACCGCGGCCGTGCTGCTCGGCGTCCTGGTCTTCGCGCTCGGCGGTCTGCCGCTGCTGGCCATCCGGGTCGGCAAGCTGCCGCTGCCACCGCTCACCCTGCCCACCCCCGCCGGCACCCGCGACCTGCCCGACCGGGGGCGGGTGCACGCGGCGGTGGCCCGGGCCGAGGAGGCGCTGACCGGGATGCTGCTCGGGCACGCGCTGCTGGCCGTGGGCGCCGCCGTCGTGCTCGTGGCCACCGGTAGGACCTCCGGGCGGCTGCTTGTCGCCGTCGCCTGCGGCGTGCTGCTGCTGCGTTCCCGGCTCTTCGTGGCGGTGCGGCACCGGGTGCCGGCCGTCACCGCCGGGCTGGCCGGCTACGCCCTGCTCGGCATGGTGGTCGCGGCACGGGTCGGGCCGGGCGGTCGGATCGCGCTGGCCGTCGGCGGGCTCGCCCTGGCCCTGGCGACGGTCACCGCCGGCGTGACGTACGCCCGGCGGCCGGTCTCGCCGTACCTCGGACGGTTGGCCGACCTGACCGACACCGCGCTCGTGGTCGCGGTGGTCCCGGTGGCCTGCGCGGTGCTCGACCTCTACGACCGGGCCCGCGGCCTGCTCGCCTGAACGCGACCGGCCCGCGACCGGCCCGCGACCGGCTCGCCCGGACGCGCCGGGGCCCGGGTCGCGAACGCGGCCCGGGCCCCGGCGAGGTCTCGCCGTCAGTGCAGCGTCTCGCCGCGCTCCGCGGCCTCCTTGGCACGCCGGTAGGAGTTGACGATCTCCGCCTCCGCCTCGACCCGACCCACCCAGGTCGCGCCCTCGACCGACTTGCCCGGCTCCAGGTCCTTGTAGACCTCGAAGAAGTGCTGGATCTCCAGCCGGTCGAACTCGCCCAGGTGGTGGATGTCCCGCAGGTGCTCCTGGCGCGGGTCCTCGTAGGGGACGCAGAGGACCTTGTCGTCGCCGCCCTTCTCGTCCGTCATCCGGAACATGCCGATGGTGCGGCAGCGGATCAGGCAGCCCGGGAAGGTGGGCTCGGGCACCAGCACCAGCGCGTCCAGCGGGTCGCCGTCCTCGCCCAGGGTGCCCTCGATGAAGCCGTAGTCGGCGGGGTACTGGGTGGAGGTGAAGAGGGTGCGGTCCAGCCGGATCCGGCCGGTCGCGTGGTCCACCTCGTACTTGTTGCGGTGACCCTTGGGGATCTCAACCGTGACGTCGAAATCCATCTTCCACGCTCCCTCGTTGCCCACGCTGGCTGACGGAAACCACCGGCTCGCCGCCCGCACGGGGGAACGCCCCCGCCGGCTCCGGCCGCCGCATAGTGTTCGGACCGAAGTAGTGTCACCCAAGGTGATTTCGAGTGGGGGAGGAGGGGTCCGTGGGGAGGGAAGATTCACACTACCGCCCCGAGGGGGTTGACGGGCGGCGGTCCGCCGGATCCGATGCCGGTCCCACTGGGGCCGCCGGGCGGGTGTCCGTCCCCGGCGCCAACCTGACCCATCCGGCGACGCCGGCCACCGGCTCGGCCCGGTTCGGCCACCCGGGCGACCGGACGTCGCCGGGAAACTGGCCCGCCCCGGTCCCGGTGAGCCCGCCGGTCCCGCCCGCGAGTGTCGCCCCGCCGCCATACTCTCCGCCGCCGCCCGCCGGCTCTCCGCCGCCGGCCGTCCGGCCGCGCCGCCGGGGCCGACTGGTCGCCGTGCTCGTCGGCGTGCTGGTCCTGGCCCTCGCGGCGGGCGGAGTGGCCGTGCTCCGGCCCGGCCCGGTCGCCGGCTGGCTCGGCGGCGGGGCCACGCCATCCGGTACGGCCGCCGCGCCGCCCGAGCCCGACCCGCCGGCGGTGCTGGCCGGCCCGGACGGCAACGCCCCGCTGCCCACCGGGGCCGGCCTCCGGGCCGCGCTGGATCCGCTGGTACGCGCCGCCGCGCTCGGCGACCGGGTGCACGTGTCGGTGGCGGACGTGAGCACCGGTCAGGCGCTCTACGGCAACGGGCCGGACACGCCCACCGTGCCCGCCTCGGTGACCAAGCTGGCCACCGCCGTCGCGGTGCTCGCGGCGCGCGGCCCGGCGTACCGGATCCCCACCCGGGCGGTGGCCGGCGCGAACCCGGGCGAGGTGGTCCTGGTCGGCGGCGGCGACCCCACCCTCGCGGTGGACAAGAAGAACGCCTTCTATCCGGGCGCGGCCCGCCTGGACGACCTGGCCGCCCAGGTACGCGCCGCGCTCGGCGGCACCGCCCCGACCAAGGTGACCGTCGACTCGTCGCTGTTCAGCGGCCCGGTCTTCGAGCCCGGCTGGGACGCCGACATCCCCACCGGCGGGTTCGGCGCGGCGATCACCGCGCTGATGACCGACGGCGCGCGGAAGGACCCGGCGCAGGCACGGCGCACCGCCGAGGAGACCAACCACGCCGCCGAGCGGGTGCCACAGCCGGACCTGACCGCCGGCCGGCAGTTCGCGAAGCTGCTCGGGCTCACCGGGAGCGCGGCCCAGGTGACCCGGGAAACCGCGCCGACCGCCGGCGGGTCGGGCACCGCGCCCGGCGCCGAGCTGGGCAAGGTCGAGTCGTTGCCGGTGATTCGGCTGGTCGACATCATGATCAGCGACAGCGACAACGTGATCGCCGAGACGATGGCCCGCCAGGTCGCGCTGGCCAAGGGCAAGCCCGGGTCCTTCGTCGGCGGCGCGGCGGCCACCGACGAGGTGCTCGGCGAGCTGGGGCTGCCCGCCGAGGAGATCAGCCTGGCCGACGGCAGCGGGCTGTCCCGTACCAACCGGATCAGCCCGTCGCTGCTCACCGACCTGATCACGCTCGCCGGCAACGGGAGTCACCCCGAGCTGGCCGCGATCTTCGGCGGCCTGCCGGTCGGCGGCTGGTCCGGCACGCTCGACGACCGCTACCGGGCGGCCACCACCAAGGCCGGCGCCGGCGTGGTGCGCGCCAAGACCGGCACGCTGACCGGGGTGAACGCCATCGCCGGAACGGTGACCACCGCCGACGGCCGGCTGCTCACGTTCGCCGTGCTCACCGACCGGACCCAGGGTTCGCTCGACGACACCCGGCAGGCGCTCGACCGGATCACCTCCGCGCTGGCCGGCTGCGGCTGTCGGTGACCGACCACCGTCGATCGGCCGGCGTGAGCCGGGGTGGGGGTGTTCCGGCGCGGGTACGGTGGGTTCATGGCGCAGTTCGTGGACTGGGATCTGGCCGCCGCTACCGCGGGGGCGCTGAGCAAGTCGGGCCCCCGGGTGTCGTACGCCGAGGCCACCGACGTCGTCGGTGACCTGCGCCGGCTGACCGAGGAGGCCGCCGGCCACGTCGCCGACTACACCGGCCTGCGGGCCCAGGTGGCGCACCCGCCGGTGCGCGTGGTCGACCGCCGGGACTGGGCGGCGGCGAACATCGCCGGGTTGCGCGAGGTCGTCACCCCGCTCGTCGAGCGGCTCTCCGGGGACAAGCGGCCGGGCGCGTTCACCGAGGCGATCGGCTCCCGGCTCACCGGCGTGCAGGCCGGCACCATCCTGGCCTACCTCTCCGGCCGGGTGCTCGGCCAGTACGAGGTCTTCGCCGGCGACCCCGGGCAACTGCTGCTCGTGGCCCCGAACATCGTCGAGGTCGAGCGGAAGCTCGGCGCCGACCCGCGTGACTTCCGGCTGTGGGTGTGCCTGCACGAGGTGACCCACCGCACCCAGTTCACCGCCGTGCCGTGGATGCGCGCCTACTTCCTCGGCGAGGTGCAGGCGTTCGTGGACGCCTCGCAGGGCGGCGAGCACCTGCTGGAGCGCCTGCGCCGCGGCGTGGCCACGCTCTCCGACGCGGTCCGGGAGCCGGACAGCCGGGCCAGCGTGCTGGACATCGTGCAGACGCCGGCGCAGCGGGCCGTGCTGGACCGGCTGACCGCGCTGATGACCCTGCTGGAGGGGCACGCGGAGTTCGTGATGGACGGCGTCGGCCCGGAGGTCATTCCCAGCGTCGAGGCGATCCGGTCGGCGTTCAACCGCCGCCGGGAGTCCGGCAACCCGCTGGAGAAGGCGATCCGCCGGCTGCTCGGCGTCGAGGTGAAGATGCGCCAGTACGCCGAGGGCCGCAAGTTCGTGCACGGCGTGGTCGACCGCGTCGGTATGACCGGCTTCAACAAGATCTTCTCCTCCCCGCTCACCCTGCCCCGGCTGGACGAGTTGGGCGACCCGGACGCCTGGGTGTCGCGGGTGCACGGGCCGGCCGGTGCCACCCCGACCGCCGGCTGAACCGGCCGCCCGGGTGCCGGCCGCCCCGCCCGCCCGGGCACCGGCCGCGCCGGCGCCGGCGGTCACCGCCGTCCGGCTCGCCGTCCGCCGGCTGCTGACCGGCCTGCCCGGGGACGGGCCGGTGCTGGTGGCCTGCTCCGGTGGGGCCGACTCGCTGGCGCTCGCCGCGGCCACCGCCTTCGTGGCGCCCCGGCTCGGCCGCCCGGCCGGCCTGGTGACCGTCGACCACGGCCTGCAACCCGGTTCGGCCGAGCGAGCCGACGCGGTCGCCGGTTGGGCCCGCACGGCCGGGCTCGACCCCGTCGACGTGATCCCGGTACGGGTCAGCGGCCGACCCGGCGGTCCCGAGGCCGCCGCCCGGCAGGCCCGCTACGAGGCGCTCGTCGCGGCGGCCCGGCGGCACGGCGCGGCCAGCGTGCTGCTCGGGCACACCCGCGACGACCAGGCGGAGACCGTGCTGCTGGCGTTGGCCCGGGGCGCCGGGCCGCGCGGGTTGGCCGGGATGCCGGAGCGGCGCGAGTGGGACGGGGTGCCGCTGCTGCGCCCGCTGCTCGACGTCACCCGGTCCGACACCCGGGCGGCCTGCGCCGCGCTCGGCCTGGCGGCGTGGGCCGACCCGCACAACACCGATCCCGCGTACGCCCGCGCCCGGGTCCGGGCCGAGGCGCTGCCGGCGCTCGTCGACGCGCTCGGGCCGGCGGTGGTGGCGAACCTGGCCCGGACCGCCCGTCTGCTCGCGGCCGACACCGCCGCGCTCGACGCGCTCGCCGACGCCGCGCTCGCCGACGTCCGGGCCGCCGGTGGCGGGCTCTCGGTCGACGGGCTCGCCGCGTTGCCGGCGGCGGTCCGCACCCGGGTGCTGCACGCCTGGGCGCGGGAGTTGGGCGCCGCGCCGGCCGCCCTGTCCCACCGGCACGTGGCCGCGCTCGACGCCCTGGTCACCGACTGGCGGGGGCAGGGCCCGGCGCACCTGCCCGGCGGCCTGCCCGTGCGCCGCCTCACCGGCCGCCTGGTGCAAGGCGGGGGCCCCGCTTAACGCCTTCGGTATAGGCGGGGGCCCCGCTTAACCGCGGGCCGGTCAGGCGTCGGCGCGTTCGCGGAAGGTGGTCCGGTAGGCGTGCGGCGTGGTGCCGACCCGGCGGGTGAAGTGGTGCCGCAGCGCCGCCGCGTCGCCGAAGCCGGCCTGGTCGGCGACGCTCTCCACGCTGAGCCGGGTGTCCTCCAGCAGCCGCCGGGCCAGCAGCACCCGCTGGTTGGTCAGCCAGTCGTGCGGCGTGGTGCCGGTCTCGGCGCGGAACCGGCGGGCGAAGGTGCGCGGCGCCATGCCGGCGCGGGCGGCCAGCTCGTCCACGGTCACGCCGTGGTGCAGGTGACCCATCAGCCACTCCAGCACCGGTTCGAGGGTGGGCGCCTCCGGCGCCTTCGGGATCGGCGCCTCGACGTACTGGGACTGGCCGCCGTCGCGGTGCGGCGGGACCACCATCCGCCGGGCCAGCCGGGTGGCCACCGCGGAGCCGTGCTCCTGGCGGACCAGGTGCAGGCAGGCGTCGATCCCGGCGGCGGTGCCGGCGCTCGTGAGCAGCCGGCCGTCCTGCACGTAGAGCGAGTTGCACCGGACCCGGGCCCGGGGGTTGCGGCGCTGCAACTCGTCGCCGTAGAGCCAATGGGTGGTGCACTCCCGGTCGTCGAGCAGGCCGGCCGCGCCGAGCACGAACGCGCCCGAGCAGACGCTCATCACGTACGCCCCGCGCTCGGCGGCCCGGCGCAGCGCCGCCAGCACGTCGGACGGGATCGCGGCGAGATCCTCGTCACCGGGCACCGTGACGCCGCTGAAGTGCGCGGGCACCGCGACGAGGTCGGCCTCTTCGAGCGGCGCCAGGTCGGCGTGCGGCTGGAGATGGAAGCCGGAGGAGGTGCGCACCGCGCGGCCGCCAGGCGTGCAGACCTGGAACCGGTAGCGGGGGAAGCCGTCGTCGGTGCGGTCGGTGCCGAACACCTCGGCGAACACGCCCAGCTCGAACGTGGCGACCCGGTCCATCGCGAGGACGGCAACGGAGCGGAGCATGTGACGAGGGTAACCCGGCCAGTGGCAGGAAATCGATGGTGGCGGGCATTCCTGCCACTGTCCGCAGCGGACGGCGGGCCGCAGACTTGGTGGTGTCCGGTGCGCACCGGCGGCGAAAACACTCTCCACCAAGTGAAAGCGAGCGCCGCCGTGACCGTTCTGCTGCTCCTCCTCTTCCTGCTCCTTCTCGTCGGCGCCAGCGCCCTCGGGCTCACCGCCGACACGCGCGACTCGGCCGACTGGAAGCCGACCGACGACGGCCGACGCTGGCGCTCCCGCGCCTGCTGAGGTGATTTGTTCCGTTAGTGCCATAGATCCCTGGCGGGGCCGGGCCGAAAGGTGCGGCCCCGCCGACGGAGGCCATCCGGCGTACGGCAGGCTAGGAGCATGGCTGACGGCTCCTGGTACGACGCCGACATCGACCACGTGATCATCTCCGAGGCGCAGATCCGCGAGAAGACGGCGGAGCTGGCCAAGC
The genomic region above belongs to Micromonospora sp. WMMD1128 and contains:
- the eccD gene encoding type VII secretion integral membrane protein EccD; amino-acid sequence: MTSGLARVTISAPRRRVDVALPEQTPLAELLPEVLRHAGEGLADDGERHGGWVLRRTDGAVLATAQALLPQGVRDGEVLHLVPARAEWPELEYDDVVEAIVDGSRRRGAAWSAGATRAATLAGAGVPLAVGLVAVLSAGPGERGGWPVATAVALILVLAATAASRAYGDGPAGAALGGYALPWAAAAGALAVGSGDPVGPLPGLRWLGAPELLVGSVALLLVAVLVLLGVAHRSRVPVAGVTAGAGGAAAALGALPLDPAGTAAVLLGVLVFALGGLPLLAIRVGKLPLPPLTLPTPAGTRDLPDRGRVHAAVARAEEALTGMLLGHALLAVGAAVVLVATGRTSGRLLVAVACGVLLLRSRLFVAVRHRVPAVTAGLAGYALLGMVVAARVGPGGRIALAVGGLALALATVTAGVTYARRPVSPYLGRLADLTDTALVVAVVPVACAVLDLYDRARGLLA
- a CDS encoding inorganic diphosphatase — encoded protein: MDFDVTVEIPKGHRNKYEVDHATGRIRLDRTLFTSTQYPADYGFIEGTLGEDGDPLDALVLVPEPTFPGCLIRCRTIGMFRMTDEKGGDDKVLCVPYEDPRQEHLRDIHHLGEFDRLEIQHFFEVYKDLEPGKSVEGATWVGRVEAEAEIVNSYRRAKEAAERGETLH
- the dacB gene encoding D-alanyl-D-alanine carboxypeptidase/D-alanyl-D-alanine-endopeptidase, which codes for MVAVLVGVLVLALAAGGVAVLRPGPVAGWLGGGATPSGTAAAPPEPDPPAVLAGPDGNAPLPTGAGLRAALDPLVRAAALGDRVHVSVADVSTGQALYGNGPDTPTVPASVTKLATAVAVLAARGPAYRIPTRAVAGANPGEVVLVGGGDPTLAVDKKNAFYPGAARLDDLAAQVRAALGGTAPTKVTVDSSLFSGPVFEPGWDADIPTGGFGAAITALMTDGARKDPAQARRTAEETNHAAERVPQPDLTAGRQFAKLLGLTGSAAQVTRETAPTAGGSGTAPGAELGKVESLPVIRLVDIMISDSDNVIAETMARQVALAKGKPGSFVGGAAATDEVLGELGLPAEEISLADGSGLSRTNRISPSLLTDLITLAGNGSHPELAAIFGGLPVGGWSGTLDDRYRAATTKAGAGVVRAKTGTLTGVNAIAGTVTTADGRLLTFAVLTDRTQGSLDDTRQALDRITSALAGCGCR
- a CDS encoding zinc-dependent metalloprotease — its product is MAQFVDWDLAAATAGALSKSGPRVSYAEATDVVGDLRRLTEEAAGHVADYTGLRAQVAHPPVRVVDRRDWAAANIAGLREVVTPLVERLSGDKRPGAFTEAIGSRLTGVQAGTILAYLSGRVLGQYEVFAGDPGQLLLVAPNIVEVERKLGADPRDFRLWVCLHEVTHRTQFTAVPWMRAYFLGEVQAFVDASQGGEHLLERLRRGVATLSDAVREPDSRASVLDIVQTPAQRAVLDRLTALMTLLEGHAEFVMDGVGPEVIPSVEAIRSAFNRRRESGNPLEKAIRRLLGVEVKMRQYAEGRKFVHGVVDRVGMTGFNKIFSSPLTLPRLDELGDPDAWVSRVHGPAGATPTAG
- the tilS gene encoding tRNA lysidine(34) synthetase TilS; translation: MPAAPPARAPAAPAPAVTAVRLAVRRLLTGLPGDGPVLVACSGGADSLALAAATAFVAPRLGRPAGLVTVDHGLQPGSAERADAVAGWARTAGLDPVDVIPVRVSGRPGGPEAAARQARYEALVAAARRHGAASVLLGHTRDDQAETVLLALARGAGPRGLAGMPERREWDGVPLLRPLLDVTRSDTRAACAALGLAAWADPHNTDPAYARARVRAEALPALVDALGPAVVANLARTARLLAADTAALDALADAALADVRAAGGGLSVDGLAALPAAVRTRVLHAWARELGAAPAALSHRHVAALDALVTDWRGQGPAHLPGGLPVRRLTGRLVQGGGPA
- a CDS encoding helix-turn-helix domain-containing protein, with the protein product MLRSVAVLAMDRVATFELGVFAEVFGTDRTDDGFPRYRFQVCTPGGRAVRTSSGFHLQPHADLAPLEEADLVAVPAHFSGVTVPGDEDLAAIPSDVLAALRRAAERGAYVMSVCSGAFVLGAAGLLDDRECTTHWLYGDELQRRNPRARVRCNSLYVQDGRLLTSAGTAAGIDACLHLVRQEHGSAVATRLARRMVVPPHRDGGQSQYVEAPIPKAPEAPTLEPVLEWLMGHLHHGVTVDELAARAGMAPRTFARRFRAETGTTPHDWLTNQRVLLARRLLEDTRLSVESVADQAGFGDAAALRHHFTRRVGTTPHAYRTTFRERADA